Proteins encoded in a region of the Saccharothrix ecbatanensis genome:
- a CDS encoding class I SAM-dependent methyltransferase: MAERGVDHAIVVKGVRVDATKVTAELLADPLVREAAVTAVDGRLVAYAAPERSADVSEARAAAVDSWRAVFDETYGSIGDDLTPAAATTGWNDSFTGKPIAPAQMAEWVDTTVARIAALAPKRVLEIGAGTGLLVRPLVSSGTIDTYVATDFSASAITVLDQLADELRHAGATTKLVVAEADAVDATRVADGEYDVVVLNSVVQYFPSLHYLTEALDAALAVVRPGGHVVLGDLRNEAVADAFFALKHELRSEADDVREAIRHDRNHDGELSVDPAWLAAAPARAPRVTRVEIAPRRGESTTEMPLFRYDAVLHVDCADTPERVVPEPGADLQLSALERRLLAGSEPFGYRAVRNGRLDEALAARDRHGFTPAGRAAGTGPGVDPEVLWRLAERHGWLARVSWADGDPDGAFDVTLLPPALAAATHFRFADPVSAEPVVAEVYPPGVAAVFTDRVRGGLAQRLPAVLVPVDVVWVTDLPRSGGVVDVTALPRPRADATAVRAESENAEASALDVIREVFAKRLGKPCGPDDNFFALGGESFTAAMCVRDLRQRGVTLSIRDLFEHRTPRVLAEHLS, translated from the coding sequence ATGGCTGAGCGCGGGGTGGACCACGCGATCGTGGTGAAGGGCGTCCGGGTGGACGCCACGAAGGTGACCGCGGAGCTGCTGGCCGACCCGCTGGTGCGCGAGGCGGCGGTGACGGCGGTCGACGGGCGCCTGGTGGCGTACGCGGCGCCCGAGCGGTCCGCCGACGTCTCCGAGGCGCGGGCCGCCGCCGTCGACTCGTGGCGGGCGGTGTTCGACGAGACCTACGGGTCCATCGGCGACGACCTGACGCCGGCGGCTGCGACCACCGGCTGGAACGACAGCTTCACCGGCAAGCCGATCGCGCCGGCGCAGATGGCGGAGTGGGTCGACACGACGGTCGCCCGCATCGCCGCGCTCGCGCCGAAGCGGGTGCTGGAGATCGGCGCGGGAACCGGTCTGCTGGTCCGGCCGCTCGTGTCGTCGGGGACCATCGACACCTACGTGGCGACGGACTTCTCCGCGTCCGCCATCACGGTGCTCGACCAGCTCGCCGACGAGCTGCGGCACGCCGGCGCGACCACGAAGCTGGTGGTGGCGGAAGCGGACGCGGTGGACGCGACCCGCGTCGCCGACGGCGAGTACGACGTCGTGGTGCTCAACTCCGTCGTCCAGTACTTCCCTTCGCTGCACTACCTGACGGAGGCGTTGGACGCCGCGCTCGCCGTGGTGCGGCCCGGCGGCCACGTCGTGCTGGGCGACCTGCGCAACGAGGCCGTGGCCGACGCGTTCTTCGCCCTGAAGCACGAGCTGCGCAGCGAGGCGGACGACGTGCGGGAGGCGATCCGGCACGACCGCAACCACGACGGCGAGCTGAGCGTCGACCCGGCGTGGCTGGCCGCGGCGCCCGCCCGCGCGCCGCGGGTGACGCGCGTCGAGATAGCGCCGCGGCGCGGCGAGTCGACCACCGAGATGCCGCTGTTCCGCTACGACGCCGTGCTGCACGTCGACTGCGCCGACACCCCGGAGCGGGTCGTGCCCGAACCGGGCGCGGACCTCCAGCTCTCGGCGCTGGAACGCCGCCTGCTCGCCGGCTCCGAGCCGTTCGGCTACCGGGCCGTGCGCAACGGTCGGCTGGACGAGGCGCTGGCCGCCCGCGACCGGCACGGGTTCACGCCCGCCGGCCGTGCCGCCGGGACCGGCCCCGGTGTCGACCCGGAGGTGCTGTGGCGGCTGGCCGAGCGCCACGGTTGGCTGGCGCGGGTGAGCTGGGCGGACGGCGACCCGGACGGCGCGTTCGACGTGACGCTGCTGCCGCCCGCGCTCGCCGCCGCCACGCACTTCCGGTTCGCGGACCCGGTGTCGGCCGAACCGGTGGTCGCGGAGGTCTACCCGCCCGGTGTGGCGGCCGTGTTCACCGACCGCGTGCGCGGCGGCCTGGCGCAACGGCTGCCCGCCGTGCTGGTGCCGGTCGACGTGGTGTGGGTGACGGACCTGCCGCGCAGCGGCGGTGTGGTCGACGTGACCGCGCTGCCGCGACCCAGGGCCGACGCGACCGCCGTGCGCGCGGAGTCGGAGAACGCCGAGGCGTCGGCGCTCGACGTGATCCGCGAGGTGTTCGCCAAGCGCCTGGGCAAGCCGTGCGGGCCGGACGACAACTTCTTCGCGCTCGGCGGCGAGTCGTTCACCGCGGCCATGTGCGTGCGCGACCTGCGCCAACGAGGGGTGACCCTGTCGATCAGGGACCTCTTCGAGCACCGGACGCCGCGCGTGCTCGCCGAGCACCTGTCCTGA
- a CDS encoding AMP-binding protein, with protein MYVPKQYQSREHAWTRFVMRNHPLATLVTPGPRVPQATHVPVIFAPGSPQSGDVVGTTLLGHLNRANPHWRWLEDDMTAKLVFAGPHGYVTPVDYHTEPAAPTWNFVTVHVVGTLRRIEDLDGTLEVVRGTVLAYENDFGVGWNPESSLDYFRSIGRAVGAFQLRVEHVDAMFKLSQGQTPEQQDRIIARFEAADSGVRRDVGRIMREFGLGTAASVDVERPSVWGGAADPPCLLESLVDTAKQRPDEVAVVDDERELTYAELLGWAGDIAGLLRDRGVAAGDRVAVAGPRSAEVVAAMLGVLSVGATYVPLDSEYPARRLAHMLSDSAPKVLLHVGAAPEVTTGAAVVAIPEPRPGHAPDPSAWPVVACSADLPVYVIYTSGSTGRPKGVALPHSCVDNMVEWQRGHSRRPDPRTAQFAPLNFDVCFQEILGTLAGGGTLVIVPERLRSDPFELLDWLADNRIERLFLPYLGLHMLSVAAASEKSLAHLALREVNTAGEQIVCSPPIREFFTRLADCRLDNHYGQSESAMVTAHTLTGPPSQWPSQPPIGGPLPGCELLIDPVEPDDNTIGELLVAGAPLALGYLNQPELNARRYITIPPTPQGHTRAFRTGDLVRLDGDVVQYLSRLDHDVKIRGTRVNLLEVDACLLEQPGVAEAICVVVELSEGTRSLHAAVTAEPGLPPLDVAALLDALREVLPAVSVPVSLHVLPELPLTSSGKIDREAVVRQVAERIDQRSNAVGRHG; from the coding sequence ATGTACGTGCCCAAGCAGTACCAGAGCCGGGAACACGCGTGGACGCGGTTCGTCATGCGCAACCACCCGCTGGCCACGCTGGTGACGCCGGGACCGAGGGTTCCGCAGGCCACCCACGTGCCGGTGATCTTCGCGCCGGGCTCGCCGCAGAGCGGTGACGTGGTCGGCACGACGTTGCTCGGCCACCTGAACCGGGCCAACCCGCACTGGCGCTGGCTGGAGGACGACATGACGGCGAAGCTCGTCTTCGCCGGCCCGCACGGGTACGTCACCCCGGTCGACTACCACACCGAACCCGCCGCGCCGACGTGGAACTTCGTCACCGTGCACGTCGTCGGCACGCTGCGGCGTATCGAAGACCTCGACGGGACGCTGGAAGTCGTGCGCGGCACCGTGCTGGCGTACGAGAACGACTTCGGCGTCGGGTGGAACCCCGAGTCCTCTTTGGACTACTTCCGCTCGATCGGCCGCGCCGTCGGCGCGTTCCAGCTGCGGGTCGAGCACGTCGACGCGATGTTCAAGCTCAGCCAGGGCCAGACCCCAGAGCAGCAGGACCGGATCATCGCCCGGTTCGAGGCCGCCGACTCGGGGGTACGCCGCGACGTAGGGAGGATCATGCGCGAGTTCGGTCTTGGCACCGCCGCGTCGGTGGATGTGGAACGGCCCTCGGTGTGGGGAGGCGCGGCCGACCCGCCCTGCCTCCTGGAGTCCCTCGTGGACACCGCGAAGCAGCGCCCGGACGAGGTCGCCGTCGTGGACGACGAGCGGGAGCTGACCTACGCGGAACTGCTCGGCTGGGCGGGCGATATCGCCGGCCTGCTGCGCGACCGCGGCGTGGCGGCGGGCGACCGGGTCGCCGTCGCCGGTCCGCGCAGCGCCGAGGTGGTCGCCGCGATGCTCGGCGTGCTGAGCGTCGGCGCGACGTACGTGCCGCTGGACTCCGAGTACCCGGCGCGGCGGTTGGCGCACATGCTGTCCGACAGCGCGCCCAAGGTGCTGCTGCACGTCGGGGCGGCGCCGGAGGTCACGACCGGCGCGGCCGTCGTCGCCATCCCCGAGCCGCGCCCCGGCCACGCGCCGGACCCCTCGGCGTGGCCCGTCGTCGCGTGCTCGGCGGACCTGCCCGTCTACGTCATCTACACGTCCGGCTCCACGGGCCGGCCCAAGGGCGTCGCCCTGCCGCACAGCTGCGTCGACAACATGGTCGAGTGGCAGCGCGGCCACTCGCGTCGCCCGGACCCGCGCACCGCCCAGTTCGCGCCGCTCAACTTCGACGTGTGCTTCCAGGAGATCCTGGGCACGCTGGCGGGCGGTGGGACGCTCGTGATCGTGCCCGAGCGGCTGCGCTCCGACCCGTTCGAGTTGCTGGACTGGCTGGCGGACAACCGGATCGAGCGGCTGTTCCTGCCGTACCTGGGTCTGCACATGCTGTCGGTCGCCGCCGCGTCGGAGAAGTCGTTGGCGCACCTGGCGCTCCGCGAGGTCAACACGGCCGGGGAGCAGATCGTCTGCTCGCCGCCGATCCGGGAGTTCTTCACCCGGCTCGCCGACTGCCGCCTCGACAACCACTACGGGCAGAGCGAGTCGGCGATGGTCACCGCGCACACGCTGACCGGACCACCGTCGCAGTGGCCGTCGCAGCCGCCGATCGGCGGCCCGCTGCCCGGCTGCGAGCTGCTGATCGACCCGGTCGAGCCGGACGACAACACGATCGGCGAGCTGCTGGTGGCGGGCGCGCCGCTGGCCCTGGGCTACCTGAACCAGCCGGAGCTGAACGCTCGGCGGTACATCACCATCCCGCCCACGCCGCAGGGGCACACCCGGGCCTTCCGCACCGGTGACCTGGTGCGGCTCGACGGGGACGTCGTGCAGTACCTGAGCAGGCTCGACCACGACGTGAAGATCCGCGGCACGCGGGTGAACCTGCTGGAAGTCGACGCGTGCCTGCTCGAACAGCCGGGCGTCGCCGAGGCGATCTGCGTCGTCGTGGAGCTGTCCGAGGGCACCCGCAGCCTGCACGCGGCCGTGACCGCCGAGCCGGGCCTGCCGCCGCTGGACGTCGCCGCGCTGCTCGACGCGTTGCGCGAGGTGCTGCCGGCGGTGTCCGTGCCGGTGTCGCTGCACGTCCTGCCGGAGCTGCCGCTCACGTCGAGCGGGAAGATCGACCGCGAGGCCGTGGTCCGGCAGGTCGCCGAGCGCATCGACCAGCGGTCGAACGCGGTGGGCCGGCATGGCTGA
- a CDS encoding lysine N(6)-hydroxylase/L-ornithine N(5)-oxygenase family protein yields MTTKEETEPVLDVVGCGFGPSNLALAIALEDAGLSRVAFFERQPEFGWHRDMLLDGATMQVSFLKDLVTMRNPASTYSFVAYLHEVGRLTDFINSKMLHPYRTEFHAYLEWAAAKVRVPVHYGATVEGLRVVAVGEADEYVEVAVRTDGGVRIHRARNVVIGAGLAPHLPPGVVPSDRVLHSDGLLGAVEGLRARRPRRLAVIGAGQSAAEVVDFLHREFTDAEVCAVFSRYGYSSADDNPFANRIFDPEAVDTFHAAPPGVKDLLLRYHANTNYSVVDAELSTELFRRHYQEKVRGRERLRVVNAARLRDVEEHAQGVRLSVEHLPTGAVDVLDADAAVFATGYRPVDPLALLGDLGGDCKRDADGRLLLERDYRVLTSGATRCGIYVHGGGSEHTHGISAGLLSTTAVRAGEITHSVLDRLA; encoded by the coding sequence GTGACGACGAAGGAAGAAACCGAACCGGTGCTCGACGTCGTCGGGTGCGGGTTCGGCCCCTCGAACCTGGCGCTGGCGATCGCGCTGGAGGACGCGGGCCTGTCCCGGGTGGCGTTCTTCGAGCGGCAGCCGGAGTTCGGGTGGCACCGGGACATGCTGCTCGACGGCGCCACGATGCAGGTCTCGTTCCTGAAGGACCTCGTGACCATGCGGAACCCGGCGAGCACCTACAGCTTCGTCGCGTACCTGCACGAGGTAGGCCGGCTGACGGACTTCATCAACAGCAAGATGCTGCACCCGTACCGCACGGAGTTCCACGCGTACCTGGAGTGGGCGGCGGCCAAGGTGCGCGTCCCCGTGCATTACGGGGCCACCGTGGAGGGGTTGCGCGTGGTCGCGGTGGGCGAGGCGGACGAGTACGTCGAGGTCGCCGTGCGCACCGACGGGGGTGTGCGGATCCACCGCGCCCGCAACGTCGTGATCGGCGCGGGCCTGGCCCCGCACCTGCCGCCCGGTGTCGTGCCCTCCGACCGCGTGCTGCACAGCGACGGGCTGCTCGGCGCCGTCGAGGGCCTGCGCGCACGACGCCCCCGCCGGCTCGCCGTGATCGGAGCGGGTCAGAGCGCCGCCGAGGTCGTCGACTTCCTGCACCGCGAGTTCACCGACGCCGAGGTGTGCGCGGTGTTCTCCCGGTACGGCTACAGCTCCGCCGACGACAACCCGTTCGCCAACCGGATCTTCGACCCGGAGGCGGTGGACACGTTCCACGCCGCGCCGCCCGGGGTGAAGGACTTGTTGCTGCGCTACCACGCCAACACCAACTACTCGGTGGTCGACGCGGAGCTGAGCACCGAGCTGTTCCGCAGGCACTACCAGGAGAAGGTGCGCGGGCGGGAGCGGCTGCGGGTCGTCAACGCGGCACGTCTGCGTGACGTCGAGGAGCACGCGCAGGGCGTGCGGCTGTCGGTCGAGCACCTGCCCACGGGCGCCGTGGACGTGCTCGACGCCGACGCCGCGGTCTTCGCCACCGGCTACCGGCCGGTCGACCCGCTGGCGCTGCTCGGCGACCTCGGCGGCGACTGCAAGCGCGACGCGGACGGCAGGCTGCTGCTGGAGCGGGACTACCGCGTGCTGACCTCGGGCGCCACCCGGTGCGGGATCTACGTCCACGGCGGCGGTTCCGAGCACACGCACGGCATCTCGGCCGGCTTGCTGTCCACCACCGCCGTCCGCGCCGGCGAGATCACCCATTCCGTCCTCGACCGGCTCGCCTGA
- a CDS encoding class I SAM-dependent methyltransferase, which yields MSGQDWRNVTVGGERTRVRVLADLDRDAPYLWPSVGEYPVYDDYLYHVMLEDEPRNKLFRDAIAQEAPGATVVELGCGPDLLWTLCAAEAGAARVFAADVNEDSAARAADLASTTAHDIRVFGGEATTLSLPEPADLCIAELVGNIGGAEGIDAVLADARRRHLKPGAATVPAAVGTRAAAVCLDDLLGGRYGVRPEYVDYVERLLDAAGGFFDLRFCVGNVDRSALRTTDALVEDLRLDEGVADFPSVRLDALGPGRVDGLLLWLNMRCAPGQPVLDSLDTVTNWLPVYVPFAEAFDLADGDVIDLECRAETVADDIHPDYAFTGALVRADGGRTPLAADSRYAGGPFRASRLHRALFESEPTAARRGSRGR from the coding sequence ATGAGCGGGCAGGACTGGCGGAACGTCACCGTCGGCGGTGAGCGGACAAGGGTGCGCGTGCTCGCCGACCTCGACCGCGACGCGCCCTACCTCTGGCCGTCGGTGGGCGAGTACCCCGTCTACGACGACTACCTCTACCACGTGATGCTGGAGGACGAGCCGCGCAACAAGCTCTTCCGCGACGCCATCGCGCAGGAGGCCCCTGGGGCGACCGTGGTCGAACTGGGGTGCGGCCCGGACCTGCTGTGGACGCTGTGCGCAGCCGAGGCGGGCGCGGCACGCGTGTTCGCCGCCGACGTCAACGAGGACAGCGCCGCACGGGCCGCCGACCTCGCGAGCACCACCGCCCACGACATCCGGGTGTTCGGCGGCGAGGCGACGACGTTGTCCCTGCCCGAGCCCGCCGACCTGTGCATCGCCGAGCTGGTCGGCAACATCGGCGGCGCGGAGGGCATCGACGCGGTGCTCGCCGACGCGCGCCGCCGGCACCTGAAGCCCGGTGCGGCGACCGTGCCGGCCGCGGTGGGCACGCGGGCGGCGGCGGTGTGCCTGGACGACCTGCTGGGCGGCCGGTACGGCGTCCGGCCCGAGTACGTCGACTACGTGGAACGGCTGCTGGACGCCGCGGGCGGGTTCTTCGACCTGAGGTTCTGCGTCGGCAACGTGGACCGCTCCGCGCTGCGCACCACCGACGCCCTGGTCGAGGACCTGCGCCTGGACGAGGGCGTGGCCGACTTCCCGTCCGTCCGGCTCGACGCGCTCGGACCGGGCCGCGTGGACGGCCTGCTGCTGTGGCTGAACATGCGCTGCGCGCCGGGGCAGCCCGTGCTGGACAGCCTCGACACCGTCACGAACTGGCTGCCCGTCTACGTGCCGTTCGCCGAGGCGTTCGACCTCGCGGACGGGGACGTGATCGACCTGGAGTGCCGGGCCGAGACCGTCGCGGACGACATCCACCCCGACTACGCGTTCACCGGCGCCCTGGTCCGCGCCGACGGCGGCCGTACGCCGCTGGCCGCCGACTCCCGGTACGCGGGCGGGCCGTTCCGCGCCTCGCGCCTGCACCGCGCCCTGTTCGAGTCCGAGCCGACGGCCGCGCGACGCGGCAGCAGGGGACGTTGA
- a CDS encoding acyl-CoA dehydrogenase → MDITLGPAQRELRGLVRDQLADVVPDDPHAVWKKLAATGLVELALPADQGGLGLGHADLCLVHEELGARLCDGRFVRGAHVVLDLWAPDSAAVAELRRRTPAVDAGRVVPLGPAPHDGPRPEVVVDVADGNRRWEPATGESEVDTSPVSADVVDAALHRDRVRGAAYHVGVARRAVELAADRVATRLLGGRPLVERQASAHRLARAAIAVELARVEVWEAACALDAGVDRHLSRTALATAVEAAITAAHAVVQLHGAAGTSDPAVGAVYRAAYGAVDVWGPPSVLWRAAADERHGVEGVAA, encoded by the coding sequence ATGGACATCACCCTCGGGCCGGCACAGCGGGAGCTGCGCGGGCTCGTCCGCGACCAGCTCGCCGACGTCGTGCCGGACGACCCGCACGCGGTGTGGAAGAAGCTCGCCGCCACGGGGCTGGTCGAGCTGGCGCTGCCCGCGGACCAGGGCGGCCTCGGGCTCGGGCACGCCGACCTGTGCCTGGTGCACGAGGAACTGGGCGCGCGGTTGTGCGACGGCCGGTTCGTCCGGGGCGCGCACGTCGTGCTCGACCTGTGGGCGCCGGACTCGGCTGCCGTGGCGGAGCTGCGCCGGCGGACGCCCGCCGTGGACGCGGGCCGGGTCGTGCCGCTCGGCCCGGCGCCGCACGACGGGCCGCGACCGGAGGTCGTGGTGGACGTGGCGGACGGGAACCGGCGGTGGGAACCGGCAACCGGAGAGTCCGAAGTGGACACTTCACCCGTGTCGGCCGACGTGGTCGACGCGGCACTTCACCGGGACCGGGTTCGCGGCGCGGCGTACCACGTCGGCGTGGCGCGGCGGGCGGTGGAGCTGGCGGCGGACCGCGTGGCGACCCGTCTGCTGGGCGGCCGGCCACTCGTCGAGCGGCAGGCCTCGGCACACCGCCTGGCCCGTGCGGCGATCGCCGTCGAGCTGGCCAGGGTGGAGGTGTGGGAGGCGGCCTGCGCCCTCGACGCGGGCGTGGACCGCCACCTATCGCGCACCGCGCTGGCGACCGCGGTGGAAGCCGCCATCACGGCCGCGCACGCCGTAGTGCAGCTGCACGGGGCCGCGGGAACGTCCGACCCCGCGGTCGGCGCGGTCTACCGGGCCGCCTACGGCGCGGTCGACGTGTGGGGACCGCCGTCGGTCCTGTGGCGGGCTGCGGCGGACGAACGACACGGCGTGGAAGGGGTGGCCGCATGA
- a CDS encoding acyl-CoA dehydrogenase family protein, with protein sequence MRFTPDEVTRGLLDEVDRVFADAGPGASRRELFALLGDRRLVAVHYPEEYGGRGLRLTDHAAVAERMGLAGLPDEVHLVTVQGVGCSLLTAGTEEQRRRWLPRVAAGRAFASLLLSEPNAGSDLTAIETTAVPDGDGYVVTGRKAWNLYADWSDFGLVSVRTRAGRDRYDGISFLLVPFDAPGVALRPVRREAGEPYYTVVLDGVRVGRDALIGPEHQGWPLLIRAIGFERAGFDYLSRAQRWLRTAGELVDAAPPAERARLRVDLLRHERAVANARALAFRAVNTADGFDMDEVASAYSKLACGEAAQGVARWAATELTGGADGDRLRVVRHALAEAPELSISGGAVELQLDLIAVDQCTGSA encoded by the coding sequence GTGCGGTTCACCCCGGACGAGGTCACCCGCGGGCTGCTCGACGAGGTCGACCGGGTCTTCGCGGACGCGGGCCCCGGCGCGTCGCGGCGTGAGCTGTTCGCCCTGCTGGGCGATCGGCGGCTGGTGGCCGTGCACTACCCGGAGGAGTACGGCGGCCGGGGCCTGCGGTTGACCGACCACGCCGCGGTCGCCGAGCGGATGGGCCTGGCCGGGCTGCCGGACGAGGTCCACCTCGTGACGGTGCAGGGCGTGGGCTGCTCGCTGCTCACCGCGGGCACCGAGGAGCAGCGCCGCCGGTGGCTGCCGCGCGTCGCCGCCGGCCGGGCGTTCGCGAGCCTGCTGCTGTCCGAGCCCAACGCGGGCAGCGACCTGACCGCCATCGAGACCACCGCCGTCCCGGACGGCGACGGCTACGTCGTCACGGGCCGGAAGGCGTGGAACCTCTACGCCGACTGGTCGGACTTCGGGCTGGTCTCGGTCCGCACCCGAGCCGGGCGGGACCGCTACGACGGCATCAGCTTCCTGCTGGTCCCGTTCGACGCGCCGGGCGTCGCGCTCCGGCCGGTGCGGCGGGAAGCCGGTGAGCCGTACTACACCGTCGTGCTGGACGGGGTCCGCGTCGGCCGGGACGCGCTGATCGGCCCGGAGCACCAGGGCTGGCCGCTGCTGATCCGGGCGATCGGGTTCGAGCGCGCGGGTTTCGACTACCTCAGCCGTGCCCAGCGGTGGCTGCGCACGGCCGGGGAGCTGGTCGACGCCGCTCCGCCGGCCGAGCGGGCACGCCTTCGGGTGGACCTCCTGCGCCACGAGCGGGCGGTGGCGAACGCGCGCGCCTTGGCGTTCCGCGCGGTCAACACCGCCGACGGGTTCGACATGGACGAGGTGGCCTCCGCCTACTCGAAGCTCGCCTGCGGCGAGGCGGCGCAGGGCGTGGCCCGGTGGGCCGCCACCGAGCTGACCGGCGGGGCCGACGGCGACCGGCTGCGGGTCGTGCGGCACGCCCTCGCCGAGGCGCCCGAGCTGTCGATCTCCGGCGGCGCCGTCGAACTGCAGCTGGACCTGATCGCCGTCGACCAGTGCACCGGGAGCGCCTGA
- a CDS encoding pyridoxal phosphate-dependent aminotransferase, whose protein sequence is MTVSSLPDLPVPNTPALPADDVADSLTRHEWAGLMNTHNLADGHARQAQTPRMREVVARLPELYTTADEVPQLTLQREFEEAFYGLAGQHSVVTRERRPLHHYSSSLSIEVVANYLREKGSRVSLLHPTFDNIPAILRRHQVPLTPITERIFTEPDDPAFYRDTDAIFLVTPNNPTGADPAPDVMRTIARRCVEHDVLLIVDYSFRFFSAHLADWDQYAYFESIGLRHIGIEDTGKTWPTLDLKIGSLIADARVYPRLQEITDDLLLNVSPFIFALIRDYVDADRELSSRQVGAVNRGVLERALEGGPVTPVPAAGPMSVAWLRLPEGWRADDLCDWLTEQEVSVLPGWPFFWADHSAGEGFVRVALMRSEGDFADSARALAEALERYASRGQGAPDTGVDTDALVLRLAAELLERPDATLADDFFALGGDSMSAMHLVGRIAKETGLPLRVKAMFDGPVLGDLAARVRELRERSAAAGTQAPADPLDRLRMSFAARQPGA, encoded by the coding sequence ATGACCGTGTCGAGCTTGCCTGACCTGCCGGTTCCGAACACCCCGGCGCTGCCCGCGGACGACGTGGCCGACAGCCTGACCCGGCACGAGTGGGCGGGCCTGATGAACACCCACAACCTCGCCGACGGCCACGCGCGCCAGGCGCAGACCCCGCGGATGCGCGAGGTCGTCGCCCGGCTGCCCGAGCTGTACACCACGGCGGACGAGGTGCCGCAGCTGACGTTGCAGCGCGAGTTCGAGGAGGCGTTCTACGGCCTCGCCGGGCAGCACAGCGTGGTGACCCGCGAGCGCCGGCCGCTGCACCACTACTCGTCGTCGCTGTCGATCGAGGTGGTGGCGAACTACCTGCGGGAGAAGGGGTCGCGGGTCTCGCTGCTGCACCCGACGTTCGACAACATCCCCGCGATCCTGCGCCGACACCAGGTGCCGCTCACCCCGATCACCGAGCGGATCTTCACCGAGCCGGACGACCCGGCGTTCTACCGGGACACCGACGCGATCTTCCTGGTGACGCCGAACAACCCCACCGGCGCCGACCCCGCGCCGGACGTGATGCGGACGATCGCCCGGCGCTGCGTCGAGCACGACGTGCTGCTGATCGTGGACTACAGCTTCAGGTTCTTCAGCGCGCACCTGGCCGACTGGGACCAGTACGCCTACTTCGAGTCGATCGGACTGCGCCACATCGGCATCGAGGACACCGGCAAGACCTGGCCCACGCTGGACCTGAAGATCGGCTCGCTGATCGCCGACGCGCGGGTGTACCCGAGGCTCCAGGAGATCACCGACGACCTGCTGCTCAACGTGTCGCCGTTCATCTTCGCGCTCATCCGCGACTACGTGGACGCCGACCGCGAGCTCAGCTCCCGCCAGGTCGGCGCGGTCAACCGCGGCGTGCTGGAACGCGCGCTGGAGGGCGGCCCGGTGACGCCGGTGCCCGCGGCCGGTCCGATGAGCGTCGCGTGGCTGCGGCTGCCCGAGGGCTGGCGGGCGGACGACCTGTGCGACTGGCTGACCGAGCAGGAGGTCTCGGTGCTGCCGGGGTGGCCGTTCTTCTGGGCGGACCACTCGGCGGGCGAGGGGTTCGTCCGGGTGGCGCTCATGCGGTCGGAGGGCGACTTCGCCGACAGCGCCCGCGCGCTCGCCGAGGCGTTGGAGCGCTACGCGTCCCGTGGCCAGGGCGCGCCCGACACGGGGGTGGACACCGACGCGCTCGTCCTGCGGCTCGCCGCGGAACTGCTGGAGCGGCCCGACGCGACCCTGGCGGACGACTTCTTCGCGCTCGGCGGCGACTCGATGTCGGCCATGCACCTCGTGGGCCGCATCGCCAAGGAGACCGGGCTGCCGCTGCGGGTCAAGGCCATGTTCGACGGCCCGGTGCTCGGCGACCTCGCGGCGCGCGTGCGGGAACTGCGCGAGCGGTCCGCCGCCGCCGGCACGCAGGCTCCCGCCGACCCGCTGGACCGGCTGCGGATGTCGTTCGCCGCCCGGCAACCGGGGGCGTGA